The Luteolibacter rhizosphaerae region GAGGACCGTCCAGCCGAGCATGGGGGGAATCGAGATGACCAGCGCAAGCGGACCTTTGGCTAGCAGGCCGATGGCAAAGCCGACAAAGATGCCGAGACCCTTGGCGCGCGAGCCGCCGAGCATGGCATCCCGGAAGCATAGCATCGAGAGCGTGGTGCCCAAAAGCAGTGCGGCATCGGTCATCACTGCTGCCGAGCAGAAGAAGAACAGGGGCATGCCGGTGAGGATCAAAGCTGCGGTCCAGCCGGACTTGCCTCCGAACTCGCGGCGGGCCCTGTCCGCCACCATCGCAAGGACAACGAGCGAGCCAAGGAAGATGAAGATGCGGGAGCCGAATTCGTTTGCCCCGAAGAGCTCGATGCCGGCGGCGGACATCCAGATCGAGAGGGGAGGCTTGGCCCAGAAGGGAATGCCGTAGTCGAACTGAGGGGTAATCCAATCACCGGTCTCCGCCATCTTTCGCGCGATCTCCGCGTAGCGGGATTCGGAGGGATCGGTATGTGGGGCGAGAATTAGGAGTGCGAAGCGGCTGGCGAGGAGGAAGCCGAGCAGGAGGGGAATCCATGGGCGTTTCGCGGACGGTGAACTCATTCGGCCGCGATCGTGCACGAGCGATCATGAGAATCCGGTGAGTGAGTAGAAATAGTCGGAGTCAGTTCCGGGGCCAAGCGATCACGATGGCACCGGCGACGATGAGTGTTCCTCCCACCGCGTGCTGCCAAGTGAGTTTCTCTTTTAGAAACAGCGCGGCGAAGAGGATGGCGAAGACCACGCCTAGCTTGTCCACCGGAGCGACCTTGGATGCTTCACCAAGTTGGAGGGCCCGGAAGTAACAAAGCCATGACGCGCCCGTGGCGATTCCGGAGAGGATGAGGAAGAGCCAGGTTTGCTTTGAAAAGCCGGTGATCTCGGCTAGACGGGAGAACCCACATGCTACCGCCCAAGCGAAGAGCAAGACCACGACCGTCCGGACCGCGGTGGCGAGATTGGAATCGACGCCGGCGATCCCTGCCTTCGCCAAGACGGCGGTAAGTCCGGCGAAGCAAGCGGAGAGGATGGCCCAGAAGATCCAGTTCATGAGGAGCTACGGTTTCGACCCGGTCCTTCCTGAAGAGTGAGGGTGAAACAGATCTCACCGTCCAATTGGGTGGCTCTGATCGTGGTGCCCATGGCGCGCGCGGCTTCGAGGCTTAAAGTCAGGCCGATTCCGAGATGGGAGGTGGCATCATGTCGCGAACTCTCGCGGCGGAAGAGAGGCTCGAAGAGGCGATCCAGATCGTCAGGAGGATCATCGACGCTATTGGTGACCGAGATCATGACGGTGCCATTCTCGCGTAGAGAGCGGATCATGATTCGGCCACGATCGCTGGTGTAGGAAACCGCGTTGTCGAAGAGATTGTTTAAGATGATCCGGAGCAATGCGGGATCTGCCATGACCGGGAGCGGCTGCGATGTTGGTTCCGTTGTCGGGATTCCCAGAGTCTCGGCGCGCGTGGCGAAAGGTTGCCAACATTCCCTGAGCAGAGGTGTGGTATCGAATGCTTCCAGCACCGCGGGACTGGCTGGCTGACCGATGCGGGCGAGGGCGGAGAGCCGCTTCACGAGTTCGCCGAGCTCCATGGCAGACTTCTGGCATGCTGCGAGGTGTGCGGCGTAGGCATCGGCATCGCGCTTCTGGGAAAGTGCGAGATCGGTGGTCGCACGTAAGCCGGCGATCGGGGTTCGCAGTTCGTGGGCGGCATGCCGGATGAAATCCTTCTCGCGCTGGCGGATAATGGCCACTCGCGAGAGCAAGAGGTTGAAATTGCTGGCGAGGCCGGTGAGTTCGGCAGGCAGATCCTCGGGAATGGCGAGTGTCTGATCGAGCTGGTGCTCCGCTCGGTCTTGCACCTGATCCGAGAGCTGGTGGATCGGCTTGAGCGAGGCCTTGATGGCACGCTCGATGAGCAGATAGCCGAGGCCGAGGGTGAGGATGCTGCCGCCAATCAGGATCCAGCGAAGCCGTTCGAGAGCGCGGTGCGAAGGTTCGACATCGCGGGCAACCACCAAGGTCTGCGGGAGGGACTTGGGGTCGACCAAAGTGCCTCGCTTCCTCATCGCTTCGGCTTCGTCCTCGAGCAGGAAAGGGTAAACGCGCAGTCCGACGGCGCGAGCGTGGTGTCCGTCGGAAAGCACGATGTTCCTGAGCAGCGGGGCTCCATCCACGCCGGAGAACTTCGGTAGATCCCGCCACTTCAACGCGGGGGAACGGGTGGTCGAGCCATTGCCGTCATTCCAGAATTGGAAGAGTGCTCCCTCCACGAGGGATTGGTTCGTGCCGAGTCCTTCCTGCCATTCGTAGGTGATCGAGTCGTTTTCCAACTCGACCTGATTCGAGAGTATCGCGGCGGTCTGCTGGATCGAGTCATCGAGTTCCCCGTAGAGACTTTTTTCCACCAGCAGGTAGATGCTAGCGGAGAGAAGGCAGAGCAGAAGGCTGATCCCGAGGCCGCAGCGGATCAGAAGCGAGCGACGGATCGAGGGGGCACTCATGATTTGTCGGCTTGCAGAATGTAGCCTTGGCCGCGGCGAGTGTGGATCAACTCTCGGGCGCCTTCGTAGTTCAGCTTCTTGCGCAGATAGCTCACGTAGACGTCCACGGCATTGCTGCTGCCGCCGCTGCCGTCTTCGAAGACATGCTCCCAGATTTCGGTTCGCGAGACCACCTCTCCGGTGCGGTAGGCGAGATACTCCAGCAGACGATACTCTAGCGCAGTGAGTTCGATGGGTCTGCCGGCTCGCGACACGGAGCGCCGCATCGGATCGACTTCAAGATCGCCCTCCCGGATCACGGGGCTCTTCTTGCCGAAGCTTCTCCGTAGCATGGCCCGGACCCGGGCGAGTGCTTCCGAGAGCGGAAAGGGTTTCACGAGGTAATCATCTGCTCCGGCGTCGAGTGCTTCGAGCCGGTCATCCAAGCCATCGCGGGCGCTGATGACGAGTATGTGGATCGGATTTCCCTGCGCCCTCAGCCGTCGCAGGATCGACAGGCCATCGATTCCCGGAAGCATCAGGTCGAGGAGCACGAGATCGTACTCACTGCCTTGTGCGGCCCAGAGCCCTTCGTCACCGCCGGACTCGCTATCCACGAGATAGCCGGCCTCGCGGAGAAACTGGCAAAGTCCCTCGCGCAGAGCCTCATGATCCTCGATCACCAGCAGCCGCATAAAGGATCAGGGAAGCAGGTTTCTTTCCTCCCGCGCAACCGTTCTCTTTCTCATGATTCTCTAATGAAGGCTATGGCATGGGGTGGCGGTCATGAGTGGCTCCTAGAGCGAACAGACAAGGCGCCCCCTGGCCCAGGGGTGGGACGGGGGGCGCCACCCGGATCTCAGAGCGGACTTTGATTCCGTCGGTAAGGATGTATGGGTGAAAGGGTGAACCGTGCGGTCCTGCTTCTCGCGTGTCTCTTCCCTGTCGTCGCTTCGGCCCTGCCGAATTCGATTGTCGGGCCGCTGGATAATTTCAACAGCCCGCTGAACGGGCAGGATCTGACGGAGCAAGTGCTCGGCGCGGGAATATGGGATGGGTCCGTGTCCTTGCCGGGAGAGTGGAACGAGGAGGGCGGGGTGGCTTCGTCCACGATTTCGCATCTGCGGGCCCGGCCGAAGCTGTTCGGGCAGGATCTGATCCTGCTGCGGGCGATCAAGCGGGAGGGGAAGCTGGATGCGCTGGAAGCGACTTTTGTCGATGCGGGCTCCTACTTCGGCTACTTCGACGAGGAGATGCCGGATGGCCTGAGCCGGCGGGAGATGCGCAAGGAGGTGGCGGCACGTTTG contains the following coding sequences:
- a CDS encoding EamA family transporter; its protein translation is MNWIFWAILSACFAGLTAVLAKAGIAGVDSNLATAVRTVVVLLFAWAVACGFSRLAEITGFSKQTWLFLILSGIATGASWLCYFRALQLGEASKVAPVDKLGVVFAILFAALFLKEKLTWQHAVGGTLIVAGAIVIAWPRN
- a CDS encoding ATP-binding protein, which produces MSAPSIRRSLLIRCGLGISLLLCLLSASIYLLVEKSLYGELDDSIQQTAAILSNQVELENDSITYEWQEGLGTNQSLVEGALFQFWNDGNGSTTRSPALKWRDLPKFSGVDGAPLLRNIVLSDGHHARAVGLRVYPFLLEDEAEAMRKRGTLVDPKSLPQTLVVARDVEPSHRALERLRWILIGGSILTLGLGYLLIERAIKASLKPIHQLSDQVQDRAEHQLDQTLAIPEDLPAELTGLASNFNLLLSRVAIIRQREKDFIRHAAHELRTPIAGLRATTDLALSQKRDADAYAAHLAACQKSAMELGELVKRLSALARIGQPASPAVLEAFDTTPLLRECWQPFATRAETLGIPTTEPTSQPLPVMADPALLRIILNNLFDNAVSYTSDRGRIMIRSLRENGTVMISVTNSVDDPPDDLDRLFEPLFRRESSRHDATSHLGIGLTLSLEAARAMGTTIRATQLDGEICFTLTLQEGPGRNRSSS
- a CDS encoding response regulator transcription factor; this translates as MRLLVIEDHEALREGLCQFLREAGYLVDSESGGDEGLWAAQGSEYDLVLLDLMLPGIDGLSILRRLRAQGNPIHILVISARDGLDDRLEALDAGADDYLVKPFPLSEALARVRAMLRRSFGKKSPVIREGDLEVDPMRRSVSRAGRPIELTALEYRLLEYLAYRTGEVVSRTEIWEHVFEDGSGGSSNAVDVYVSYLRKKLNYEGARELIHTRRGQGYILQADKS